The nucleotide window CTCGTATTTCCCCATAAAAAAGATGCCGCTATTGCCGCGACCTTGCCCTCTTCCCTTCACTTCTTCCGGAGATGCCCATTCCAGGTGGACTTGCACGTCGCCAAATTCTTCTTTCGTTTCGATGCCACCTTTGTCAGCCGTGGCGACACCCTCGGCAAACTTCCATTGGTCTCCCCCTTTCCAGGCCGACATGCCTTCGGAGCCGATCAAAATCGTGGCGTCCGAGGGGGCATCGGTCGGCTTTTCGCCTGGGGTAACGACTTGGGGCTCTGGCCATTCAATTCCGCTCAGAAATTCCTGACCATTGGCTAGCGAAACCCAGCCAAGGCAACAAACGAGCGCGAGAAAAACCGGTTTTGACATGCGAGGTGGTCTCCGAGGACGGGGATTTTTGTAACAATAATAGCATGGGGCTACCGATTGCGGCTCCTTATTTTAGTCGGACAAAGCTCCAAAAACGATAGCCACCCGTTCGCAGGCTGTGTTGCCCCAGAATTCCATGCTCAGAGAAATAAGCTGCCCCGATTGTCATTGGCACCGTTTGGTGGGAATAGCCGAAAAACTCCGGCTTTTGCACCAAATAGGGATGCTGCGCCGCGAAGAAAACCCCGATGCGGCAATCATTGAAGAATTGTTTGAACGCAGCGGCAGTAAGCTCGTTTGTGGCGAATGTAGCCGCGTGGGGCTGCGGATCGACTACCCCCGCGACGAGGAAGAAGATTGGGGAGATGGCCGCGTGTGCGAACAATGCCGCAAAACCATTCCAGCGGAACGCCTAGAGATCTTCCCTGATACCAAAATCTGCGTTGCGTGCCAGCAAAAAGATGATGACGGCGAAGACGATACGCAGCCAGATTTTTGTCCGAAGTGTGGCGAGATTATGATGTCTGGCACGTCGCGCGGGGGTGGTCTCACGCGGTATCGCTTGCGTTGTCCTCGCTGCGGTTAACGACTGCTCATGGATTGCCCCCTGCCCTTTTGTTTTCTAATCGAGAAAATCATGCGTGCTTTTTTGTTGCTCTCGCTTGGCGTGTTATTGACCGGCTGCTTTGGGAAACCACCCACCCCAGCGGTACAGCCGTTGGATGAAATAAGTTTCGCGCGGCAGTGGCAAGATGTCGAATCGGCGGCGACCGATAGCATTCATGTGGTCAATTCAGCAGTGCCGCTCGAGCAGCTTCAAGCGATGCAGCCAACGGCCAAGCTCCGCGAACTGCGGCTGGATCAAACCCCGGTTACCGATGCCGAGGCAGATGTGATTGCCCAAATGGATAGCCTGGAAATCGTGAATCTACCGGCCAGCCAGTTAACCGACGCAGGACTAGCCAAGATCGCCGCATTGCCGAATTTGGAATTGCTGCGGATTGGTTCGCCGAAACTAACCGATGCCGGCATCGAAAAAGTGGGCCAGAGCAAAACGATTCTTTACTTGCACCTGATCGATACGCCGATCACCGATCAAGCGTTGCCCGCGATTGCCCAAATGGAGCAGTTGCAATCGTTTTACGCGGATGGAACCCAGTTAACCGACGACGGTATGTCGAACCTGGTGAAGGCGCGGCCTCAGTTGCATATCCACTTTAACGATCTGCACCCCGCCGGTAGCCAGGCCGGACATACGCACGATCATGATCACAGTGATGGCCATGATCACAACCACGATCACAAGCATTAAAAGCCAAATCAGGTAGGGTCCGCTGTGCGGACCGGAGTTTGCTTACCACGATTGGGCAGGTTGGGCCCGCACCGTGTTTAGACCGGACACAAGGGGAACACCCGTTCGGACACATAGGTAACACTGAACTCAGGTTGTTTTTCGTCAAGCACGCCGATGCAGAAGTGGCCCTAGTAGACAATCCCATATGCCTGGCCCGGTTGTTTCAAAAAGGCCGATACGTCTACCAACCAGGCGTGCCCAACAGCCCCAAGGGGCGACCGTCAATAGCCAGGTGGCGGAAGCCCCTGGTCGACTTGACGGCTACGAACGCCCCGTTGGGGCTCAATTTCGAGAACGCATACTTCCCTGGGGCTTCCGCCCCT belongs to Bremerella cremea and includes:
- a CDS encoding leucine-rich repeat domain-containing protein, with protein sequence MRAFLLLSLGVLLTGCFGKPPTPAVQPLDEISFARQWQDVESAATDSIHVVNSAVPLEQLQAMQPTAKLRELRLDQTPVTDAEADVIAQMDSLEIVNLPASQLTDAGLAKIAALPNLELLRIGSPKLTDAGIEKVGQSKTILYLHLIDTPITDQALPAIAQMEQLQSFYADGTQLTDDGMSNLVKARPQLHIHFNDLHPAGSQAGHTHDHDHSDGHDHNHDHKH
- a CDS encoding TraR/DksA C4-type zinc finger protein gives rise to the protein MLRREENPDAAIIEELFERSGSKLVCGECSRVGLRIDYPRDEEEDWGDGRVCEQCRKTIPAERLEIFPDTKICVACQQKDDDGEDDTQPDFCPKCGEIMMSGTSRGGGLTRYRLRCPRCG